In Montipora capricornis isolate CH-2021 chromosome 4, ASM3666992v2, whole genome shotgun sequence, the DNA window TGAAGCTATGTAGTACAAAGAGGAAGAGTAAGGAGAAGATCATCTTCGACACCACAAAGCTTCGAGATCCCTGTGTCAAAGAAGCATTTCGGCTGGAAGTGTGTAACCGATTCCAGGCGTTGGCGACAGATGACGTAGAAGACATTGAAGAGAGGTggggacaattcaagaaggtcTACAATGAGAGTGCCAAAAAGGTTTGGGAGAGAAGAGAAGAGTGAAGAATGACTGGATCAGTGGAGAGACCTACCTACAGGGAGATTGAAGAGCGACGAAGGTTAAAGGAGAAGATAGAACGTACACGATCTGCCCGCCTGAAGAAGAGAGGCACTGCTGCATTTGCAGTGAAGGACAAGGAGGTGAAAACCAGTGCCCGGGCAGACAAGCGGAGAAGGCTGAACAATTTTGCAGAAGAAGCTGAAACAGCGGCCAGAAACAACTGTAGCGGTGACCTGTACCAGCTCATTAGAAAGATAGCTGGACAAAGAAGGAACATGACTACCATCAAAGATAAAGAAGGCAAGTGGCTTATAAATGAAGACGACTGAAGCTTATGCGTCAGCTTTAGAGGCGCTGAATTTACCAAGTCTTCTTCTGCGTCGTGAGTCCTTGTGCTCtaaaagttttttcaagttaagTAGTCTTGCTAATCCACGTTTCATACCCCTGCTCCCTCCCCGGCGCCGTGATGCTAATGACTCTGCTACTTCTCTGCGCAACTCTTCTAATTTTACACTCCTGGCAGTGCGTACTGAGCGTTTCAAACGTAGCTTTATCCCAACTAtgctttttaaccaataaatAGTGTACATTACgtggattttaatttattaggatacctttgtaaatatttattttgaGCCTTGCTTGTAAGTCAGTTGGTTTTCAATACTTGTATTGCTAGAACTGATAATATTGAATAAaccgattattattattaagtctTAGAAAGGTGGAGGGAGCACTTTGAGGGAGTTTTGAATGTACCACGACCCGACATACCACTGCCAGAAATAGATAAAGCACCTAAAGTCATCACAAGCATCGAGACTGGTGACATCTCAATTGCCGAGATCAAGAGAGCTATCCAGTGCCGAAGAAAGGAGACCTCACTGAGTGTGATAACTATCAAGGTATATCCCTGCTCTCCGTATCGAGCAAAATCTTATGCAGGGTGCTCATTGACAGAGTGAAGAGCGGTGTGGACGAGATGATAAGGCAGGAACAGGCAGGGTTTCGATCTGGAAGGGGAGCTTCTAAGCAAATGTTTGCTCTACGGAGCATCCTGGAACAGTGCGAGGAATGGCAAGCACCAGTGTACATTAACTTCGTTGACTTTTCAAAGGCATTTGACTGTATCATCAGAGAGCGACTTTGGGACATTATGGCCGGGCAGTATGGCATCCCTGACATCTTTGTCAGGACTTTAAAGGCACTATACCATCAGAGCTCAAGCTGTGTTACAGAAGGCGGAAGG includes these proteins:
- the LOC138046848 gene encoding uncharacterized protein — protein: MIRQEQAGFRSGRGASKQMFALRSILEQCEEWQAPVYINFVDFSKAFDCIIRERLWDIMAGQYGIPDIFVRTLKALYHQSSSCVTEGGRYPSWFEVKSGVGQGCVMSGFIFVLIMDWVMRHTNLEQETRPEMEAYISSRRPGLC